From Quercus lobata isolate SW786 chromosome 1, ValleyOak3.0 Primary Assembly, whole genome shotgun sequence, one genomic window encodes:
- the LOC115986410 gene encoding L-type lectin-domain containing receptor kinase IV.1-like — protein sequence MATVVISLPFLVTLYFIFKLRFMSAQNDQFIYNGFNQTNLRLDGIAKIHSNGLLQLTNTSNQQVGYAFYPLPLEFNSSSSSSVLPRSLSFSTNFVFAIVPQMPMLGGHGLAFVISPSQEFTYGVASQYLGIFNTSNNGSPTNNILAIELDTVKSPDVQDIDGNHVGIDVNGLVSNESAPATYFSGQEGKNRSMELMSGNPMHLWIDYNETEKLLNVTLAPTSIPKPNRPLLSKHIDLSQYLLESMYVGFSAATGAVASDHYILGWSFNKSGQAQSLDISKLPQPPRRRKSKENPVRMIIISLIAVVVVLVLVTGATIIWRRKKYEEIREDWESEYGPHRFIYKNLFKATKGFSDKELLGAGGFGKVYKGTLSSSNSQIAVKKVSHDSKQGMKEFVAEIISLGRLRHRNLVQLLGYCRRKGELLLVYDYMPNGSLDKFLYGNEKSNLDWLQRFRILKGVASGLLYLHEEWEQVVLHRDVKASNVLLDAELNGRLGDFGLARLCDHGTNPQTTHVVGTVGYLAPELTRTRRATTCTDVFAFGAFMLEVACGRRPVEQQGLTEEVILVDWVFECWRKGSILDASDPRLEGNYVVEEMKLVLKLGLLCSQSMPAARPSMRQVTQFLDGNANLPELPNEGGCFGTFKGNEAFDFLLSIPSTSGKCSAASFSSTDSILICGR from the coding sequence ATGGCGACTGTGGTTATATCACTTCCCTTTCTGGTAACGCTCTACTTCATCTTTAAACTTCGATTCATGTCTGCTCAAAATGACCAGTTCATCTATAATGGCTTCAATCAAACAAATCTGCGTCTAGATGGAATTGCAAAAATCCACTCCAATGGTCTATTGCAACTCACCAACACTTCAAACCAACAAGTTGGTTATGCTTTCTACCCACTTCCTTTAGAATTCAacagttcttcttcttcttctgttttaCCTCGGTCTCTTTCATTTTCCACGAACTTTGTATTTGCAATAGTCCCTCAAATGCCAATGTTGGGTGGTCATGGCCTTGCCTTCGTCATTAGTCCCTCGCAGGAATTCACCTATGGTGTAGCCAGCCAGTATCTAGGAATCTTCAATACCTCAAATAATGGCAGTCCAACAAACAACATATTAGCCATTGAGCTTGATACTGTTAAAAGTCCTGATGTACAAGATATAGATGGTAACCACGTGGGAATTGATGTGAATGGTCTGGTATCAAATGAATCAGCTCCTGCAACCTACTTTTCTGGTCAAGAGGGCAAGAACAGAAGCATGGAGCTGATGAGTGGCAACCCAATGCATCTTTGGATAGACTACAACGAAACAGAAAAGTTACTGAATGTAACACTAGCCCCGACCAGCATCCCAAAACCAAACCGGCCTCTCTTGTCAAAGCACATTGATCTGTCCCAATATCTTTTGGAATCTATGTATGTTGGTTTCTCTGCAGCCACTGGTGCAGTTGCAAGTGACCACTATATTCTTGGATGGAGTTTTAATAAAAGTGGACAAGCACAAAGCCTTGATATTTCGAAGCTTCCTCAACCTCCCCGACGGAGGAAAAGTAAAGAGAATCCAGTAAGAATGATCATAATTTCTCTCATAGCAGTTGTGGTTGTGCTGGTATTGGTCACTGGAGCAACTATTATTTGGAGGAGGAAGAAATATGAAGAAATACGTGAAGATTGGGAAAGCGAGTATGGTCCTCACAGGTTCATCTACAAGAATCTCTTCAAAGCAACCAAGGGTTTCTCAGACAAAGAGCTTCTTGGAGCAGGAGGTTTTGGAAAGGTTTATAAAGGAACACTTTCTTCTTCCAATAGTCAAATTGCAGTCAAGAAAGTCTCCCATGATTCAAAACAAGggatgaaggaatttgtggctGAAATCATTAGCTTGGGCAGGCTGAGGCACAGGAACTTGGTGCAGCTCCTAGGATACTGCCGGCGAAAGGGTGAACTCCTCTTGGTCTATGATTATATGCCCAACGGAAGCCTTGACAAGTTCTTATAtggaaatgaaaaatcaaacctTGATTGGCTTCAACGATTTCGAATCCTCAAAGGAGTAGCATCTGGCCTTCTCTACCTCCATGAAGAGTGGGAACAGGTTGTTCTACACAGAGATGTAAAAGCAAGCAATGTTTTATTAGATGCTGAATTAAATGGAAGGCTAGGAGATTTTGGCCTTGCAAGATTATGTGACCACGGTACCAATCCTCAAACAACCCATGTGGTTGGGACTGTAGGTTATTTGGCTCCAGAGCTTACTAGAACAAGAAGGGCAACAACTTGCACTGATGTGTTTGCTTTTGGGGCTTTCATGCTTGAGGTGGCTTGTGGAAGGAGGCCTGTAGAGCAACAAGGACTTACTGAAGAGGTAATATTGGTTGACTGGGTGTTTGAGTGCTGGAGAAAAGGATCTATCCTTGATGCAAGTGATCCTCGATTGGAAGGTAATTATGTGGTTGAGGAAATGAAGTTGGTTTTGAAACTAGGCCTGCTTTGCTCACAGTCAATGCCAGCAGCTAGGCCTAGTATGAGGCAAGTGACACAGTTTTTGGATGGCAATGCTAATCTGCCAGAATTACCAAATGAAGGTGGTTGTTTTGGTACATTTAAAGGTAATGAAGCATTTGATTTCTTATTGTCGATTCCGTCAACATCTGGCAAGTGTTCTGCTGCTTCCTTTTCTAGCACTGATTCAATCCTCATATGCGGTCGCTGA